From one Gemmobacter sp. genomic stretch:
- a CDS encoding leucyl aminopeptidase family protein — translation MTDPRRLAFAPADPAALPLHLVRQEDAAAFLDSRPAAQRGWLEAQGWKGAAGDPVLLPGDAGAVAGAVMGLGDAMARARSRFAAARAAARLPAGTWALHGELSPQERDEAALGWLLAGYRFDRYRPGKATAAGLVAPEGCDAARLEIVANAEALTRDLINTPAADMGPAELEAAFLALAARHDAAAEVIAGADLLERNFPMIHAVGRASPRAPRLLDLRWGDSGPTVTLVGKGVCFDTGGLDLKPSAGMLLMKKDMGGAATVIGLAEMIMAAKLPVRLRVLVPAVENAVAGNALRPRDILTSRKGLTVEVNNTDAEGRLILADALALAAEEAPDLLVSMATLTGAARVALGADLPPYYTDDAGLAQALDHAAHQVRDPVWRMPFWDAYEPQIEPGIADLDNAPGGGMAGSITAALFLRRFAGAGRYVHFDLYCHQIADAPARPKGGVGQGARALFAALPAMLGV, via the coding sequence ATGACCGATCCCCGCCGCCTTGCCTTTGCCCCGGCCGATCCCGCCGCCCTGCCCCTGCATCTGGTCCGACAAGAGGACGCGGCCGCCTTTCTGGACAGCCGGCCCGCGGCGCAGCGCGGCTGGCTGGAGGCGCAGGGCTGGAAAGGGGCGGCCGGCGATCCGGTGCTGCTGCCGGGCGATGCGGGCGCGGTGGCCGGGGCGGTGATGGGGCTGGGCGATGCCATGGCGCGGGCGCGCAGCCGGTTCGCCGCGGCGCGGGCGGCGGCGCGGCTGCCGGCCGGCACCTGGGCCCTGCATGGCGAGCTGTCGCCGCAGGAGCGTGACGAGGCCGCGCTTGGCTGGCTGCTGGCCGGCTACCGCTTTGACCGCTACCGCCCGGGCAAGGCCACCGCTGCCGGGCTGGTCGCCCCCGAAGGCTGCGATGCCGCCCGGCTGGAGATCGTCGCCAATGCCGAGGCGCTGACCCGCGATCTGATCAACACCCCCGCCGCCGACATGGGCCCGGCAGAGCTGGAGGCCGCCTTTCTGGCCCTCGCCGCCCGCCACGATGCGGCGGCCGAGGTGATCGCCGGCGCCGATCTGCTGGAGCGGAACTTTCCCATGATCCATGCGGTGGGCCGCGCCAGCCCCCGTGCGCCACGCCTGCTGGATCTGCGCTGGGGCGACAGCGGGCCGACGGTGACGCTGGTGGGCAAGGGCGTGTGCTTTGATACCGGCGGGCTGGATCTCAAGCCGTCGGCCGGCATGCTGCTGATGAAGAAGGACATGGGCGGGGCCGCCACGGTGATCGGGCTGGCCGAGATGATCATGGCGGCAAAACTGCCGGTGCGGCTGCGGGTGCTGGTGCCGGCGGTGGAAAACGCGGTCGCCGGCAATGCCCTGCGCCCGCGCGATATTCTGACCAGCCGCAAGGGGCTGACGGTCGAGGTGAACAACACCGATGCCGAAGGGCGGCTGATCCTAGCCGACGCGCTGGCCCTGGCGGCCGAGGAGGCGCCGGATCTGCTGGTGTCGATGGCGACGCTGACCGGCGCGGCGCGGGTGGCGCTGGGGGCGGATCTGCCGCCCTATTATACCGATGACGCCGGCCTGGCCCAGGCGCTGGACCATGCCGCGCATCAGGTGCGCGATCCGGTCTGGCGCATGCCCTTCTGGGATGCCTACGAGCCGCAGATCGAACCCGGCATCGCCGATCTGGACAATGCGCCGGGCGGCGGGATGGCCGGGTCGATCACCGCCGCGCTGTTCCTGCGCCGCTTTGCCGGGGCGGGGCGGTATGTGCACTTCGACCTCTATTGCCACCAGATCGCCGATGCCCCAGCCCGCCCCAAGGGCGGCGTGGGCCAGGGGGCGCGGGCGCTGTTCGCGGCGCTGCCGGCCATGCTGGGGGTCTGA